Below is a window of uncultured Cohaesibacter sp. DNA.
TTTTGCGGCGGCGCTGGAGCGTGAAAATTATGTCGAAATTCCCTTTGAACCTGCTGTTTTCGGTCAGGCCGCCAACAATGGCCAGATGATCAGCGAACTGGGATCTGGCGCCAAGCTGGTTGAATTGTTCGATCGTCTGGCCTGCGATATCACGGGCCGCTCGGAAACGCCCAAAGCGAGCAAATCTCTTTTTGCGCCACTGATGCAAAAACTGAAAAAGTCGAAATAGTCGTCAAAAATTTCTGGTAGTCTGGTTAGTAAGAGATGTTCGGAAAACGTGGAACAGAGAGCGCCAAAGCTCCGGCGCCAGTGAGCAAGTCAAAGGCTGTGGCCTCCAAACCTGCGCCTTCCAAGCCTTCTGCAAAGAAGGAAGAGGAAAGCTACAAGCAGGCTGTGGAGGTGAATTATCAGCCGATTGAAGACAGCTCGTCTTCCGGGCGCTCAGAGCAATATTTCGATATCAAGACCTCGGTTTTCGGTGCCCTGATCGATACCATCGATCTGGCACAGATGGCGCGGCTGGATGCGGATTCCGCCCGCGAGGAAATTCGCGATATCGTCTCCGAAATCATCGCGCTCAAGAATATCGTCCTCTCGATTGCCGAGCAGGAAGATCTGCTTGATGATATCTGCAATGACGTGCTGGGCTATGGTCCGCTTGAGCCGCTTCTGGCCCGCGACGACATCGCCGATATCATGGTCAACGGGGCAGAGAAAACCTATATCGAAACTCAGGGCAAGGTCTATCTGACCAACGTCCGGTTCCGTGACAATGGCCAGTTGATGAATATCTGCCAGCGGATCGTTTCCCAGGTCGGGCGACGGGTTGATGAATCCAGCCCCATTTGTGACGCCCGCCTGCCAGACGGCTCTCGTGTGAACGTCATTGCGCCGCCGCTGGCCATTGATGGTCCGACGCTGACCATTCGTAAATTCAAGAAGGACAAGCTGACCCTTGACCAGTTGGTTCGCTTTGGCACGATTTCTCCTGAAGGTGCCCAGATCCTGAAGATTATCGGTCGGGTGCGATGCAATGTGGTCATCTCTGGCGGTACCGGCTCGGGCAAGACGACGCTGCTCAACTGTCTGACCAACTTTATCGAGAATGACGAGCGCATTGTCACCTGCGAAGACGCCGCCGAACTTCAGCTTCAGCAGCCCCATGTGGTGCGTCTGGAAACCCGCCCGCCGAACCTGGAAGGGGAAGGGCAGATCACCATGACCGATCTGGTCCGCAACTGTCTGCGTATGCGCCCTGAACGCATCATCGTCGGCGAGGTGCGTGGCTTTGAGGCTTTCGACCTGTTGCAGGCGATGAATACCGGCCATGACGGCTCCATGGGTACGCTGCACGCCAACTCGCCGCGCGAAGCGCTTTCCCGTCTGGAAGCCATGATCACCATGGGCGGCTTCAATCTGCCGACCAAGACGATTCGTGAAATGATTGTCGGATCCGTTGATGTCATCGTACAGGCCTCCCGCCTGCGCGACGGGTCTCGCCGCATCACCCATATTACGGAAGTGACCGGCATGGAGGGCGATGTCATCACCACGCAGGATCTGTTCGTCTATGAAATGACCGGGGAAGATGCCAACGGGAAAATTGCCGGCTTTCACAGATCAACCGGCATCGGTCGTCCGGCTTTCTGGGAGCGTGCGCGCTACTATAACGAAGAATCCAATCTTGCCGCCGCCCTCGATGCTGCCAATGTCGAGCCGCAGAAATTTGGATGATGAGGAGAGGTCATGGACATTATCGGTAGCGATCTGATTTTTACCATTGCGCTTTTTCTTCTTGTCGTCTTTGCCGTTCTGGGCATTGCGTGGGGGCTTTTCTATCCGCGCCTGTCGAAAAACTACAGCCGTGATCAGCGCATTCAGGCCGTATCCATGAGCCGGGTGAAGATTGCCGACCAGCGTCTCAAATCCGCCAGTACCGACCGGCGCAAGGATATCGAGGCCAACCTCAAGCAGATGGAAAATGCGCACAAGAAGGGCAAGGAGAAGAAACAGTCTCTCAAGGCCCGGCTTGGTCAGGCTGGCTTGACCATCACGCCGAAGCAATTCTGGCTTTACAGTCTTGTATGCGGCTGCGCCCTGTTTCTGGCAGCGCTGGTGGGGGGCATGTCCATGCCCGTATCCGTCGGTATGGGCATTGTCGGCTGTCTCGGCCTTCCCCATTTCTGGCTGTCCCGCAAACGCAAGAAGCGTATGAAAAAATTCATTGCCGAATTTCCCAACGCGGTTGACGTGATCGTGCGCGGTATCAAGACGGGTCTGCCGCTGGGCGATTGCCTCGTCATCGCGGCAACTGAGACCGCAGAACCGGTTCGCAGCGAGTTCAGGCGGCTGGTGGACGAGCAGGCCATGGGCTTGCCGCTTGCCAAGGTGGTTCCGCGCCTGCATCAGCGGGTGCCTTTGCCGGAGACCAACTTCTTCGCCATCGTGATCGCCATTCAATCTCAGGCCGGTGGCTCTCTGTCGGAGGCTTTGGGCAATTTGTCGCGCGTGCTGCGCTCTCGCGCCCAAATGAAAGAGAAGGTGCAGGCCATGTCCATGGAGGCAAAGGCGTCTGCAGCGATCATCGGTGTCATGCCATTTCTGATCGCCATTCTCATCTATTTCACCAACAGGCCCTTCATCATCATCATGTTTCAGGAAAATCTCGGCCTGATCATGATTTCCGCCGCTGTGGCATGGATGGCGGTTGGCGCATTTGTCATGCGGGTGATGATCAATTTCGATGTTTAGCAAATCCGGTTGCCGCGTCAGATCTTTGGATGCTGGCGCTTGAGATGAAAGAATAGGACCAGAAAGATGGCAGGCTTTGAACTACAGGATCTGTTTGCGCTGTTGACGGCGATTGCCGTCGTGGCCTCGATTCTTGCGGTCGCCATGCCCTTTATGGAAAAGGACCGGCTGGGCGAACGCATGCATGAGGTGGCGAGCGAACGCGAGCGCATCAGAAAGCGCGAACGCGCCATGCTCAATAGCGGCAAGGAAGGCCGTATCTCGCTCAGACAGGAACCCAAGGAACTGGTCGTCAACATCGTTGATCGCTTCAAGATGCGCGACGCCTTCTCCGATGCCGACACACGCCGCAAGCTCAAGCAGGCCGGCTTCCGCCTCGAAAAGCATGTGATGACCTTCACATTTGCCCGCATCATAGGGCCCTTTGCCGGTCTTCTCGTCTCGACCTTCTATATCTTTGTCGTCATCGAGCCGGACTATCCGCCGATGGTCAGCCTGTTTTTCTGCATGCTGTTTGCCTATGCCTGCTATTATGCACCCTTGCTCTATCTCTCCAACCTCAGATCGAAAAGACAGGCCTCGATCATCAGGGCATGGCCCGATGCATTGGACCTGCTGCTCATCTGTGTGGAATCGGGCATGACGGCAGAAACCGGTTTTCAGAAAGTGGCCGCAGAGATCGGTACATCCAGCGTTGAGCTGGCCGAGGAACTGACGATCCTGACGGCCGAGCTTTCCTATTTGCAGGATCGGCGTGTTGCCTATGAGAATATTTCCAACCGAACCGGCCTTGAAGGGGTGCGCGGCGTGATGACCTCGCTCATTCAGGCAGAGCGCTATGGCACGCCTTTGGGCGATGCCATTCGCGTCATGGCCGAGGAAAATCGTGCGGCCCGTCTGACCGCAGCGGAGAAGAAGGCGGCAGCCTTGCCCCCCAAGCTGACCGTGCCAATGATCCTGTTTTTCCTGCCTGCGATCTTCGTCGTCGTGCTGGGGCCGATTGCTGTTCAGTATCTCTCCTCGCAATGAGCGTCTGCCCCGATAGGAACCAGACCGAGCGGCTCCGGGCTGTGTGAGCCGATGGGGTGTCTATCCCGATTAAGACGGGATACCCCGCCGGAAAAGAGCGGGGGAGGCGGCTGGATGGAAGGCAAGCAAAAAGGCAAGCAAAAAGGGCCGCAAGGGCCCTTTGTGTTTTTCCGATCACGCTATGAAGTCACTGTCCGGCCTTTCATCAAGGCAGGATGACAGGATCCTCATCCCTGACTTTTGATCTTGTCCCAATTGTTACGCTGGCTCAGCATGGTCTTCAGATAGGCCATATTTTCCGCCGCTTGCTGAGGTGACAGCTCGTTGCTGGCGATGGATTCCGCTTCGCTGAATTTGCCTTGCAGGCCCAGCACCAGCGCGAGATTCTGCCGCACCCGGCTGTCCGCCTTGGGATTTTTGGCCGCCCGCCGCAAATAGCTTTCCGCCGAGACGAGATCACCTTCGAGCATATAGGAAAGGCCGTAATTGCTCAGCACGCTCGGTGCTTCGGGCGCCTGCAACAGGGCCTGATCATAATGGCTGCGCGCCTGCTGGAAATCGCCGATCTGGTCATAAATGGCCCCCATGGCCGAATCGAGACGCCAGTCCGGGGTGGTCGGGGTTTGAGCTGTGTGAAGCACCTGCAAGGCCTGCTGGAAACGCCCCATGGTGGCCAGTGCCTTGCCGTAGGCTGCAAGTACGACCCTGTCCTTTGGCTGTTGCGTTGCCAGTTGCTCCAGAACCGCCAGAGCTTGCTCGTGGCGTCCCAGCAAGCGCAGCGACTGGCCATAATTGAGCGCAGTCTGGGGATCGTTGCTCTTCTGGCGGTAGCGCTTTTCCCAATAGGTCACAGAAGCCTGCAAGGCTTCTTCAGTCGCATAGCTCGTGCCCTGATGGCTGGAAGAGGATATGCTTTTCTTGTTGGAGGAACAGCCCGAAACAGCCACCAAGAGCGCTATGGATCCTGCAAGCATGATCTTGCGCATGGAGTGGGATGACTTGACATTCAATTGGGCATTCATGGAGCAAACCTCGAAAGTCGGCTATGCAGGGCAAGGACCGCAAAGACACCGCCAGCGGTGCCTGAACTCTTATATTCCAGAAATAAAGTATTAACCCTAATGCTTGGTTAATTCGTGCAATTTGCATCCTTATGGACGATCTTTTTATGCTCTTTTTGCTCTGTGCGAGACTGCCTGTGCAAGGAAGGCGCGGGCTCGTGCGCGGCTTTGCGAAAAGCGCCAAATGCATTAGGCTTGATGAAAAGAAGCGGATTGATTCCTGACGCTTCAATCCCCATTTTGGCAGCAAGCAATGATAAAAGAGAAAGAATGACCATGCCGATTAATCCAGATTCCTGTCCGATCTATTTCATTCATAGCGATTCCGAAACGCTTCTTCCCAAAGCGCTTTCTGCCCAGGCGACCCAGTGGATCGAAACCACCGGATTTGTGGCAAGCGAAGGGGAGCTTTGCCTTGTGCCGGGGCCTACCGGCGCCTGTGAGGCGGTGTTGTTCGGGATGGGCAAGAAGGAAAGCAAGACGGCTTCGCCGCTTCTGCCCGGCCTGCTGCCCGTGAAATTGCCCAAGGGACGCTATCATTTCGCTTCGATGGAA
It encodes the following:
- a CDS encoding CpaF family protein encodes the protein MFGKRGTESAKAPAPVSKSKAVASKPAPSKPSAKKEEESYKQAVEVNYQPIEDSSSSGRSEQYFDIKTSVFGALIDTIDLAQMARLDADSAREEIRDIVSEIIALKNIVLSIAEQEDLLDDICNDVLGYGPLEPLLARDDIADIMVNGAEKTYIETQGKVYLTNVRFRDNGQLMNICQRIVSQVGRRVDESSPICDARLPDGSRVNVIAPPLAIDGPTLTIRKFKKDKLTLDQLVRFGTISPEGAQILKIIGRVRCNVVISGGTGSGKTTLLNCLTNFIENDERIVTCEDAAELQLQQPHVVRLETRPPNLEGEGQITMTDLVRNCLRMRPERIIVGEVRGFEAFDLLQAMNTGHDGSMGTLHANSPREALSRLEAMITMGGFNLPTKTIREMIVGSVDVIVQASRLRDGSRRITHITEVTGMEGDVITTQDLFVYEMTGEDANGKIAGFHRSTGIGRPAFWERARYYNEESNLAAALDAANVEPQKFG
- a CDS encoding type II secretion system F family protein; this encodes MDIIGSDLIFTIALFLLVVFAVLGIAWGLFYPRLSKNYSRDQRIQAVSMSRVKIADQRLKSASTDRRKDIEANLKQMENAHKKGKEKKQSLKARLGQAGLTITPKQFWLYSLVCGCALFLAALVGGMSMPVSVGMGIVGCLGLPHFWLSRKRKKRMKKFIAEFPNAVDVIVRGIKTGLPLGDCLVIAATETAEPVRSEFRRLVDEQAMGLPLAKVVPRLHQRVPLPETNFFAIVIAIQSQAGGSLSEALGNLSRVLRSRAQMKEKVQAMSMEAKASAAIIGVMPFLIAILIYFTNRPFIIIMFQENLGLIMISAAVAWMAVGAFVMRVMINFDV
- a CDS encoding type II secretion system F family protein, whose translation is MAGFELQDLFALLTAIAVVASILAVAMPFMEKDRLGERMHEVASERERIRKRERAMLNSGKEGRISLRQEPKELVVNIVDRFKMRDAFSDADTRRKLKQAGFRLEKHVMTFTFARIIGPFAGLLVSTFYIFVVIEPDYPPMVSLFFCMLFAYACYYAPLLYLSNLRSKRQASIIRAWPDALDLLLICVESGMTAETGFQKVAAEIGTSSVELAEELTILTAELSYLQDRRVAYENISNRTGLEGVRGVMTSLIQAERYGTPLGDAIRVMAEENRAARLTAAEKKAAALPPKLTVPMILFFLPAIFVVVLGPIAVQYLSSQ
- a CDS encoding tetratricopeptide repeat protein; this translates as MNAQLNVKSSHSMRKIMLAGSIALLVAVSGCSSNKKSISSSSHQGTSYATEEALQASVTYWEKRYRQKSNDPQTALNYGQSLRLLGRHEQALAVLEQLATQQPKDRVVLAAYGKALATMGRFQQALQVLHTAQTPTTPDWRLDSAMGAIYDQIGDFQQARSHYDQALLQAPEAPSVLSNYGLSYMLEGDLVSAESYLRRAAKNPKADSRVRQNLALVLGLQGKFSEAESIASNELSPQQAAENMAYLKTMLSQRNNWDKIKSQG